The Peptococcaceae bacterium 1198_IL3148 genome window below encodes:
- a CDS encoding TIGR03936 family radical SAM-associated protein — translation MAKYRIMFSKTGAAKYVAHLDLNRIFERSCRRAELPLAFSQGFNPHPKISFAVPLAVGVSGEKEFMDIELTEDLKTEDILNRLNDSLPSGIKVLDVRRVDESIKEKPLMARVNSADYRIECEVEAAIDQQQVDKAVTALLSSESLPIERVTKGKTKVVDIRPGVLNLKGQVTDNIIVIETELRTGSNGNVKPEELLKQLQMVGLPIDDCYCNITRIGVYSEGEANKELW, via the coding sequence ATGGCCAAGTATAGAATTATGTTTTCTAAAACAGGGGCGGCCAAATATGTGGCACATCTTGATTTAAACAGAATATTTGAACGGTCTTGCCGGCGGGCAGAATTACCATTAGCCTTTTCCCAGGGCTTTAATCCACATCCTAAAATTAGTTTTGCGGTGCCATTGGCAGTGGGGGTTTCCGGTGAGAAAGAATTTATGGACATTGAACTGACAGAGGATTTAAAAACCGAAGATATACTAAATAGATTGAATGACAGTTTGCCCAGCGGAATTAAAGTGCTGGATGTAAGGCGAGTGGATGAAAGCATCAAGGAAAAGCCACTAATGGCTAGGGTTAATAGTGCGGATTATCGGATAGAGTGCGAAGTCGAGGCTGCCATTGATCAACAACAGGTAGACAAAGCGGTGACCGCACTTTTAAGTAGTGAAAGTTTACCTATTGAACGGGTAACAAAGGGTAAGACTAAAGTGGTGGACATTAGACCCGGGGTGCTCAATTTAAAGGGCCAAGTGACCGATAACATCATTGTAATTGAAACTGAATTGCGCACTGGTAGCAATGGCAATGTAAAACCGGAAGAATTGTTAAAGCAACTGCAAATGGTTGGTTTACCAATTGATGATTGCTATTGCAACATAACTAGAATTGGTGTTTATAGTGAAGGTGAAGCTAATAAAGAATTATGGTAA
- a CDS encoding TIGR03960 family B12-binding radical SAM protein encodes MQQKLERLLPQVQKPARYTGGEWNSVTKDWDSVDVHMAFAFPDVYEVGMSFLGLQIIYNLVNQRQDALMERTFAPWVDMEELMRKHDIPLFTLESRRPVKDFDILGFTLQYEMTFTNILNMLNLSGLPLKSSDRDESMPLVIAGGPCAFNPEPIADFFDLVVLGEGEEVINEMLDAYKDARAANLTRQQLLLKLAKIEGVYVPSLYEVEYLESGKIKSVTPKQPDVPAKINKRLMRDVDNAPFPNQPIVPNIGAIHDRVMLEVQRGCTRGCRFCQAGVLYRPVREKTPETLMKQAEEIIKSTGHDEISLTSLSTADYSKVGPLITGLLDQHSGKGVNVSLPSLRVDAFSIDLAKEVQKVRRSTLTFAPEAGTQRLRDVINKGVTEEDLIKAVSAAFESGWHAIKLYFMIGLPTETYEDLDGIADMAKAVVKAGLEKGVSRGRLKVTVSTSSFVPKSHTAFQFEPQDTLEELKNKQQYLKSKLKDRFVSFNYHDSSTSFLEAALARGDRRLCAVVSRAYELGCRFDGWSECFKYDLWLKAFADVGLDPKWYAYQRYDYEDVLPWDHLNAGVSKRYLSLEHKRAIKEQPTIDCRGGKCPGCGLCPSMDIEPLVLGGNDDGQV; translated from the coding sequence ATGCAGCAAAAATTGGAAAGACTATTACCCCAGGTGCAGAAACCGGCACGTTATACTGGGGGAGAATGGAATTCCGTTACTAAAGATTGGGATTCAGTGGATGTGCATATGGCCTTTGCCTTTCCCGACGTGTATGAAGTGGGAATGTCATTTTTAGGCCTACAAATAATTTATAACCTGGTAAACCAACGTCAGGATGCATTAATGGAGCGCACCTTTGCTCCCTGGGTAGACATGGAAGAGCTAATGCGCAAGCACGATATTCCATTATTTACCTTAGAATCAAGGCGACCAGTAAAGGATTTTGATATCTTAGGTTTTACACTACAGTACGAAATGACCTTTACCAATATTTTAAATATGCTTAACCTGTCTGGTCTACCCTTAAAGAGTAGTGACCGGGATGAAAGCATGCCACTGGTTATCGCTGGGGGACCGTGCGCTTTTAACCCAGAGCCAATTGCAGATTTCTTTGATCTGGTTGTACTGGGCGAAGGCGAAGAAGTAATTAATGAAATGCTCGACGCCTATAAGGATGCCCGCGCTGCCAATTTAACTAGACAGCAACTGCTGTTAAAGTTGGCTAAAATTGAGGGCGTTTATGTGCCGTCACTTTATGAGGTTGAATACTTAGAAAGTGGCAAAATAAAGTCTGTCACGCCAAAACAACCAGATGTTCCGGCTAAGATAAACAAAAGACTAATGCGGGATGTGGACAATGCTCCCTTTCCTAACCAACCAATAGTGCCGAACATTGGTGCCATTCATGATCGGGTAATGCTGGAAGTGCAGCGCGGATGTACCCGGGGTTGTCGCTTTTGTCAGGCCGGGGTATTGTATCGTCCGGTTAGAGAAAAAACTCCGGAAACATTAATGAAACAGGCAGAAGAAATTATTAAAAGTACTGGCCACGATGAAATATCTTTAACTTCGCTGTCCACTGCCGATTATTCAAAGGTTGGCCCGCTGATCACCGGTCTTTTGGATCAACATTCCGGTAAAGGGGTAAATGTTTCGCTGCCTTCGTTGCGAGTAGATGCATTTTCAATTGATTTAGCTAAAGAGGTGCAAAAGGTGCGCCGTTCTACCCTAACCTTTGCCCCGGAGGCTGGTACTCAACGGTTAAGGGACGTTATCAACAAAGGGGTAACAGAAGAAGACTTAATAAAGGCAGTTTCCGCAGCTTTCGAATCTGGTTGGCATGCCATTAAACTGTACTTTATGATTGGACTGCCCACAGAAACTTACGAGGATTTGGACGGTATTGCTGATATGGCCAAAGCGGTGGTAAAGGCCGGTTTAGAAAAGGGTGTAAGCCGCGGTCGCCTAAAGGTGACCGTTAGTACTTCGTCCTTTGTGCCTAAGTCCCATACAGCCTTTCAATTTGAACCCCAAGACACTTTGGAAGAACTAAAGAACAAACAGCAATATCTAAAGAGCAAACTGAAGGATCGGTTTGTTTCATTTAACTACCATGATTCATCCACCAGCTTTTTAGAGGCGGCGCTGGCTCGGGGTGATCGCAGATTGTGTGCTGTTGTGTCCCGTGCCTATGAACTGGGTTGTCGGTTTGACGGTTGGAGCGAGTGCTTTAAGTATGATTTATGGTTAAAGGCCTTTGCAGATGTGGGTTTGGATCCCAAGTGGTATGCCTACCAGCGTTATGATTATGAGGATGTGTTGCCTTGGGATCATCTAAATGCTGGAGTTAGTAAACGTTATCTATCTTTGGAGCATAAAAGAGCAATTAAAGAGCAACCAACCATTGACTGCCGTGGAGGTAAGTGCCCTGGTTGTGGCCTGTGCCCCAGCATGGATATAGAACCGCTAGTGCTAGGGGGTAATGACGATGGCCAAGTATAG
- a CDS encoding M50 family metallopeptidase: protein MKVGRVHGIDLYINGWFIFQLSLFFVAGILDKGLILFAVVLLHELAHTVTAIRMGVKVLEIELLPFGGVARLGSDLALNTKKEIIVALAGPLSNLVLIGLALGMRNCSFWDEELGRFFIQSNIMLALFNMLPALPLDGGRVLRAYIAPWMGLKQATYLCTAMGQAWAVLITALATLGLMIGISGLDLLILGLFIFYAATKEKSAAPYLFVRQLTQKKRELAESGVMPAETIVTLENVPLREVSKTFVPQKFHLVLLLNEEMKYKALLSETEVVDALLTNGMDYPVGRIVK from the coding sequence ATGAAAGTGGGGCGGGTTCACGGCATCGATCTGTATATAAACGGCTGGTTTATATTTCAACTCAGCCTGTTTTTTGTTGCCGGTATTTTGGACAAAGGTTTAATTTTGTTTGCGGTGGTATTACTTCATGAATTGGCCCACACCGTCACCGCCATACGCATGGGAGTAAAGGTACTAGAAATAGAACTGTTACCCTTTGGTGGCGTGGCCCGCTTGGGCAGCGATTTGGCTTTAAATACCAAAAAAGAAATTATAGTGGCCCTGGCGGGGCCACTTTCCAATCTAGTGCTGATTGGTTTAGCATTGGGTATGCGCAACTGTAGTTTTTGGGATGAAGAGCTGGGGCGTTTTTTTATTCAGAGTAATATTATGCTAGCGCTATTTAATATGCTACCGGCGCTACCCCTTGATGGGGGGAGGGTACTTAGGGCCTATATTGCTCCCTGGATGGGATTAAAACAAGCCACCTACCTGTGTACCGCCATGGGCCAAGCCTGGGCAGTGCTAATTACCGCTTTGGCAACCTTAGGCCTAATGATTGGTATCAGTGGTTTAGACTTGCTAATTTTAGGATTATTCATCTTTTATGCCGCCACCAAAGAAAAGAGTGCTGCCCCCTATCTGTTTGTTCGTCAACTGACCCAGAAAAAAAGAGAACTGGCAGAAAGTGGGGTAATGCCTGCTGAAACGATAGTGACTTTAGAAAATGTTCCGCTGCGGGAGGTTAGCAAAACCTTTGTGCCACAAAAATTCCACCTGGTTTTACTGCTAAATGAAGAAATGAAATACAAGGCGCTGCTAAGTGAAACTGAAGTGGTGGATGCGTTATTAACCAACGGCATGGACTATCCGGTGGGGCGAATTGTCAAATAA
- a CDS encoding M23 family metallopeptidase, which produces MNFKFPKLPRLPKIKIGKKNTLNNYPYNYSNSYTSKNYSNYNRLNSDDWESYYRYSGQKGYNRKKPRGRLTNFYRAVVAFALLLVVISVRESDNPMAVEARDGLRYALTTEWNFQPALDKAVALGLRAVNMDMPFFNDVPGTTPVLAPKITGEYALPVSGQVTKRYGWITDDDGLEQFNSGVFISCEAGTYVRASRKGKVARMGADKALGNYVLLDHGSQDYTLYAGMEEILVKENQQVNVETVIGVVAEGESATETGIHFEIRENNKLVDPLSKLQVTND; this is translated from the coding sequence TTGAATTTCAAATTTCCCAAATTACCTAGACTGCCTAAAATAAAGATTGGTAAAAAAAATACTCTTAATAACTACCCATATAACTATAGTAATAGCTATACCAGCAAAAATTATAGCAACTATAACCGTTTAAATTCTGATGATTGGGAGTCATATTATCGCTACAGTGGCCAGAAGGGCTACAATAGGAAAAAACCAAGGGGGCGATTAACAAACTTCTACCGCGCAGTGGTGGCCTTTGCCTTGTTGCTGGTGGTAATATCGGTGCGAGAAAGTGATAACCCCATGGCGGTGGAGGCCCGGGATGGTTTGCGATATGCTCTAACCACCGAGTGGAACTTTCAACCGGCATTAGATAAAGCAGTTGCTTTAGGTTTAAGGGCGGTCAATATGGATATGCCGTTTTTTAACGATGTGCCTGGCACCACTCCGGTGTTGGCTCCCAAAATAACTGGCGAATATGCATTGCCAGTTTCGGGACAGGTTACTAAGCGCTATGGTTGGATAACGGATGATGATGGGTTAGAACAATTTAACTCCGGCGTATTCATCAGTTGTGAGGCGGGCACCTATGTCAGAGCCTCCCGCAAAGGCAAAGTGGCCAGAATGGGTGCAGATAAAGCGCTGGGCAATTATGTATTGCTGGATCATGGCTCGCAAGATTACACGCTATACGCTGGCATGGAAGAAATACTGGTTAAAGAAAATCAACAGGTTAATGTGGAAACAGTGATCGGTGTGGTGGCTGAGGGTGAAAGTGCTACAGAAACCGGTATTCATTTTGAGATTAGAGAAAACAACAAATTGGTAGACCCCCTTAGCAAGCTACAAGTTACCAACGATTGA
- the rodA gene encoding rod shape-determining protein RodA — MSYQRVLRRMDYVLLGTVLLIICFSLITIASATHVTTPVHLGDEVDYIMGLNLDAMGTVIKQAIWVCFGLAIMSLVIAIGYEDWPEYTKMLYAINIIMLLAVVFLGKSALGAQRWIAIGPFVLQPSEFAKVIIIITFANFLANKEGRLNTIRDLIPAFAFIGFPMLLILMQPDLGTSLVFIAIMFGMLFMAGANPKILGGLIAGGGLVGVGWLSAYFKYPDKVWIPLHDYQVDRLTIFVDPYRDPLGDGYHIIQSQIAIGSGGLSGKGLFNGSQNQLNFLPEQHTDFIFSVVGEEFGFIGTLVVLVMFFIVMYRGIKIASQAKDTFGTLLATGVVAMLTFHVLVNVGMAIGIMPVTGLPLPLFSYGGSSMLTNMIAIGILQNVYIRRKKLVF, encoded by the coding sequence ATGTCTTATCAAAGAGTATTGCGCAGAATGGACTATGTATTGTTAGGTACCGTTCTGTTGATAATCTGCTTTAGCCTGATTACCATTGCCAGTGCCACCCATGTAACCACGCCGGTACATTTAGGTGATGAAGTTGACTATATAATGGGACTGAATTTAGATGCGATGGGAACTGTAATTAAACAGGCCATTTGGGTGTGTTTTGGTTTAGCCATAATGTCACTGGTAATCGCCATTGGCTATGAAGACTGGCCAGAATATACTAAAATGTTGTACGCCATTAACATAATTATGCTATTAGCCGTTGTTTTTCTTGGCAAATCTGCCCTTGGTGCCCAACGTTGGATTGCCATTGGCCCCTTTGTGTTACAACCGTCGGAATTTGCTAAAGTAATCATTATTATTACCTTTGCCAATTTTTTGGCCAACAAAGAGGGGCGCCTTAACACAATTAGAGACTTAATACCGGCCTTTGCCTTTATTGGCTTTCCAATGCTGTTAATTCTTATGCAACCAGATTTGGGAACATCATTAGTGTTTATAGCCATTATGTTTGGCATGCTGTTTATGGCTGGGGCTAACCCCAAAATTTTAGGCGGACTAATTGCAGGCGGTGGGTTAGTGGGTGTCGGTTGGCTGAGTGCATATTTTAAATATCCCGATAAAGTCTGGATACCACTGCATGATTACCAGGTGGACAGATTAACCATATTTGTAGACCCCTATCGTGACCCGTTGGGTGACGGATATCATATTATTCAATCCCAAATTGCCATTGGTTCTGGGGGATTATCTGGCAAGGGGCTTTTTAACGGTAGCCAAAATCAGCTTAACTTTTTGCCGGAACAACATACCGACTTTATCTTTTCAGTGGTGGGTGAAGAATTTGGATTTATTGGTACACTGGTAGTGTTGGTAATGTTCTTCATTGTCATGTATCGGGGGATTAAAATAGCCTCACAGGCGAAAGATACCTTTGGCACGTTGCTGGCAACAGGAGTAGTGGCTATGCTCACCTTCCATGTGTTGGTAAACGTAGGAATGGCAATAGGTATTATGCCAGTAACCGGTTTGCCTTTGCCATTATTCAGCTATGGTGGCAGTTCAATGTTAACCAACATGATTGCCATCGGCATACTACAAAACGTCTACATCCGAAGGAAGAAATTGGTGTTTTAA
- the minE gene encoding cell division topological specificity factor MinE produces MLADFISRVFGKETNSSKNVAKERLRLVLVHDRANVSPQLLQSLKTDLIAVISKYMEIDEGALEVNLDSNDTQVALVANIPVKKMKRTS; encoded by the coding sequence TTGTTAGCAGATTTTATAAGCCGCGTTTTTGGGAAAGAAACCAATAGCAGTAAAAATGTCGCTAAAGAACGCCTACGCTTAGTATTGGTTCATGACCGAGCCAACGTATCACCCCAATTGCTTCAATCCTTAAAGACAGATTTAATAGCTGTCATATCAAAATACATGGAAATAGACGAAGGTGCGCTAGAAGTAAATTTGGATAGTAATGATACACAAGTGGCGTTAGTGGCAAATATACCAGTGAAGAAGATGAAAAGAACAAGCTAG
- the minD gene encoding septum site-determining protein MinD has product MGEVIVVTSGKGGVGKTTTTANIGTGLAALGHKVVLVDADIGLRNLDVVLGLENRIVYDIVDVANGNCRLRQAIIKDKRLEGLHLLPAAQTKDKTALTPEQMRELCEELKKEFEYVIIDCPAGIEQGFKNAIAGAERAIVVTTPEVSAVRDADRIIGLLEASELRDPKLIINRLRVRMVKAGDMMSIDDMIEILAIDLLGVVPDDDQVVISTNNGEPVVRDEKSLSGQAYRNITRRIKGENVPLMNMEAEGGGFMNALKRIIGLK; this is encoded by the coding sequence ATGGGGGAAGTAATTGTGGTAACCTCCGGTAAAGGAGGGGTGGGCAAAACCACCACCACTGCAAATATCGGCACAGGTCTGGCAGCACTTGGTCATAAAGTGGTGCTGGTGGATGCTGATATCGGTTTAAGAAATTTGGATGTTGTGCTCGGTTTAGAAAACCGTATTGTTTACGATATTGTTGATGTTGCCAATGGTAATTGCCGGCTTCGTCAGGCCATTATTAAGGACAAGCGTCTAGAAGGTTTGCATTTATTACCGGCAGCACAAACCAAAGATAAAACAGCACTAACGCCGGAACAAATGAGAGAACTCTGTGAAGAACTTAAAAAAGAATTTGAGTATGTAATTATTGACTGTCCAGCAGGAATAGAACAGGGTTTTAAGAATGCCATTGCTGGTGCAGAAAGGGCCATTGTAGTTACCACCCCTGAAGTTTCTGCAGTCAGGGATGCCGATCGAATTATTGGTTTGCTGGAAGCGTCAGAATTAAGAGACCCTAAATTAATTATCAACCGCTTACGGGTACGGATGGTTAAGGCTGGCGACATGATGAGTATTGACGACATGATCGAAATCTTAGCCATTGACTTACTAGGGGTAGTGCCTGACGATGACCAGGTGGTAATTAGTACCAACAATGGGGAACCAGTGGTACGTGATGAAAAGTCTTTGTCCGGCCAAGCTTATCGCAATATTACCAGAAGAATTAAAGGCGAAAACGTACCGCTAATGAACATGGAAGCCGAGGGCGGCGGCTTCATGAATGCGTTAAAAAGAATAATTGGCTTGAAGTAA
- the minC gene encoding septum site-determining protein MinC, with protein sequence MYEDNHEQTDLDTFYDDNTILVQRTLRSGQSISYDGNVVVLGDVNPGAEVVATGDVIVMGSVRGVVHAGAGGDLSSVVVAFKLLPTQLRIANHITRAPDDEISALPTSPEVASVKNGVVTIEAFSALKAE encoded by the coding sequence TTGTACGAGGATAATCATGAGCAAACAGATTTGGATACCTTTTATGACGATAACACAATCCTAGTGCAGCGCACGCTGCGTTCTGGTCAAAGTATTTCCTATGATGGCAATGTAGTAGTGTTGGGAGATGTCAATCCGGGGGCAGAAGTGGTAGCCACCGGTGACGTGATCGTGATGGGCTCAGTTAGGGGTGTGGTACATGCTGGGGCTGGTGGCGATTTAAGTTCGGTGGTGGTGGCCTTTAAACTGTTACCGACCCAATTGCGAATTGCCAATCATATTACCAGAGCACCGGATGATGAAATATCCGCGCTACCTACCTCGCCGGAGGTGGCCAGCGTAAAAAATGGCGTTGTAACAATTGAAGCTTTTAGCGCCTTAAAGGCAGAATAA
- the mrdA gene encoding penicillin-binding protein 2, with product MESKLLKRNSKVMLVLVVLVFTILVGRLAYLQLYQVEKFKTKAQQNHMRLIPIEAPRGEIYASDGKTKLVSNKPVYTVSLVYLGLKNTPEVAERLAKILDIQVEEIQEKLDAQSLRLYEPIKISTNVPLETVLEIEQHRLELPGVVIDVEPVRNYPQGPIAAHVVGYVQQIQESQLNKLKDKGYRLGDKFGQAGLEYQYEEYLRGTAGARQVEVDAQARPIRDLGISQSVPGSDLVLSIDHKVQKAAESGLEAQIKTLQSKYPDAKWGSVVAVDVRTGGVIAMASYPTFDPEVFTRPITQVEIEELYDPAAMRFINRALSAYPPGSTYKMVVATAGLETGVINPDAKMSDPGYVTVDGQRFNDWQAGGHGAVDLRKAIQVSCNTYFYTYGLKIGQSAIADYSKQFGLGVELGIDLPNEQVGTVPTAGEKYNLYKVYLNNKQQADLQELEEKYEALIAAAETDEEKTKLRRQLQNQRMAINYDLVWHNYDTVISSIGQGINNYTPLQLATYTAAIANGGTVYQPRLVQEIKDHQGKTIKKFSPKVINQVDVSPEHLAIIRDGMHRVSLPGGTAYPLFADLPVEVASKTGTAEVKGKDNHAVVVAFAPVENPEIAVAAVVEHGAHGGSGAGPVVHDVLAAYFGSDELMEGKIVYTAEE from the coding sequence ATGGAAAGTAAATTACTAAAAAGAAATAGTAAAGTTATGTTAGTGCTGGTAGTATTGGTTTTTACCATTCTTGTTGGCCGATTGGCTTACCTGCAGCTTTACCAGGTAGAAAAATTTAAAACCAAAGCGCAGCAAAACCATATGCGGTTAATACCTATAGAAGCACCTCGGGGAGAGATTTATGCCAGTGACGGCAAAACTAAACTGGTCAGTAACAAGCCAGTTTACACCGTTTCTTTGGTTTATTTAGGCTTAAAAAACACTCCTGAAGTGGCTGAAAGGTTAGCTAAAATATTAGACATCCAGGTGGAGGAAATTCAAGAGAAATTAGACGCTCAAAGTTTGCGCTTGTATGAACCGATAAAAATTTCTACCAACGTACCATTGGAAACGGTGTTAGAAATAGAACAGCACAGATTAGAATTACCCGGTGTGGTTATAGACGTGGAACCGGTGCGCAATTATCCCCAAGGACCCATTGCCGCCCATGTGGTGGGTTATGTGCAGCAAATTCAAGAAAGTCAACTAAATAAACTAAAAGATAAAGGCTATCGTTTGGGGGACAAGTTTGGGCAGGCTGGGCTAGAATATCAATACGAGGAGTATTTGCGCGGTACCGCCGGTGCTCGACAAGTGGAGGTAGATGCCCAAGCTAGGCCGATACGGGATTTAGGAATTTCTCAATCGGTGCCGGGCAGTGATCTGGTTTTAAGTATAGATCATAAAGTACAAAAAGCAGCTGAATCCGGTCTGGAAGCGCAAATCAAAACGTTGCAAAGTAAATATCCCGATGCCAAGTGGGGATCGGTGGTGGCGGTGGATGTGCGTACTGGCGGTGTTATTGCCATGGCCAGTTACCCCACCTTTGACCCAGAGGTGTTCACTAGACCAATCACCCAGGTAGAAATAGAGGAGTTATATGATCCTGCCGCCATGCGTTTTATTAATCGGGCTTTAAGTGCCTACCCCCCTGGTTCTACCTATAAAATGGTGGTGGCAACGGCAGGTTTGGAAACTGGTGTTATAAATCCCGATGCCAAAATGAGTGACCCTGGCTATGTAACGGTGGATGGACAAAGGTTTAACGACTGGCAGGCCGGTGGTCATGGTGCAGTGGATTTGCGTAAAGCCATTCAGGTTTCTTGTAACACATATTTTTATACCTATGGTTTAAAAATTGGCCAAAGTGCCATTGCAGATTATTCCAAACAATTTGGGCTAGGTGTAGAACTGGGTATTGATTTGCCCAATGAACAGGTCGGCACCGTACCCACGGCGGGGGAAAAATATAATCTTTATAAGGTGTATTTGAATAATAAACAACAGGCAGATCTGCAAGAACTGGAAGAAAAATATGAAGCATTAATTGCCGCCGCTGAAACTGATGAAGAAAAGACAAAGTTACGCAGACAACTGCAGAACCAACGGATGGCCATCAACTATGATTTGGTGTGGCATAATTATGACACAGTAATTTCTTCCATTGGCCAAGGCATAAATAACTACACGCCGTTGCAGTTGGCTACTTATACTGCAGCTATTGCTAACGGAGGCACAGTTTACCAACCTCGATTGGTGCAAGAAATTAAGGATCATCAAGGGAAAACCATAAAAAAGTTTAGCCCTAAAGTAATCAATCAGGTGGATGTGTCGCCAGAACATTTAGCCATTATTCGTGATGGTATGCATCGGGTAAGCCTGCCGGGCGGAACTGCCTATCCATTGTTTGCTGATTTACCAGTGGAAGTAGCCTCCAAGACTGGTACCGCCGAAGTAAAGGGCAAAGATAACCATGCGGTGGTTGTGGCCTTTGCTCCGGTAGAAAATCCAGAAATTGCTGTGGCCGCTGTGGTGGAACATGGAGCCCACGGTGGCAGTGGAGCTGGACCGGTGGTTCACGATGTATTGGCAGCATATTTTGGTTCCGACGAACTGATGGAGGGTAAAATCGTCTATACTGCCGAGGAATAA
- the mreD gene encoding rod shape-determining protein MreD — MRVLLLAGILGVALVLQATIFDFVRFLGVKPDLVLLVVIYYGFIHGPREGAYLGFLGGLLTDFLTGHYIGLNALSKMAAGYVVGIGKTSLYKESIIISTTVTFVGSIVGQTVYYLILLFIGIKTAPMSAIFQVIIPVAFYNAILTPIFYGRFYHSNTKGLLKMPEI, encoded by the coding sequence TTGCGTGTATTATTACTTGCAGGAATCTTAGGGGTGGCACTGGTATTACAGGCCACCATCTTTGATTTTGTTAGGTTTCTTGGCGTTAAACCCGATTTAGTACTGTTAGTGGTGATCTACTATGGTTTTATACATGGCCCGCGTGAGGGGGCCTATTTGGGGTTTTTAGGCGGCTTGTTAACAGACTTTTTAACTGGCCATTATATCGGATTAAATGCCCTTTCTAAAATGGCTGCCGGTTATGTGGTGGGAATTGGGAAAACCAGTTTATACAAGGAGAGTATTATCATTTCCACAACAGTTACCTTTGTGGGCAGCATCGTTGGACAAACGGTGTATTATTTGATATTGTTATTTATTGGGATTAAAACTGCTCCCATGTCAGCAATTTTCCAAGTGATAATACCAGTGGCATTTTACAATGCCATTTTGACACCGATATTTTACGGACGCTTTTATCATTCCAATACCAAAGGCCTGCTGAAAATGCCCGAAATTTAG
- the mreC gene encoding rod shape-determining protein MreC yields MSRNNYKKVFLLVVFIVIVLIVINMTTLSRSAQTPLEVAVKDSLAPLQKVTMGISSSIKENISFIGSLGHLKEENQALKDEIRKLKSELNQVEEYKVQNRQFKELLNYREATAENYQLMSATVIGRDPGNWFGTITLNRGAADGVERDMAVVVPEGLVGRVVAVSNQTAEVLLITDPRSGVGSQVQQSRVPGVVEGIANSTGVVRMVHLPKNEQVKNNQVVISSGVGGVYPSGIRIGKIFSVEDDPAGLFKIATIKPFVNFNVLENVFIVKTVYKPEVNLSVEGME; encoded by the coding sequence TTGTCCCGTAATAATTATAAAAAAGTTTTTTTGCTGGTAGTTTTTATAGTGATTGTTTTGATTGTAATAAACATGACTACCCTTTCCCGCAGTGCCCAGACCCCTTTGGAAGTGGCGGTTAAAGACAGTTTAGCGCCACTGCAAAAAGTTACTATGGGTATCAGCAGTAGTATCAAAGAAAACATATCCTTTATTGGTTCATTGGGCCACTTAAAGGAAGAGAATCAGGCCCTAAAGGATGAAATTAGAAAACTGAAGAGTGAATTGAATCAAGTAGAGGAATATAAAGTACAAAATCGCCAGTTTAAAGAGCTTCTGAATTATCGTGAAGCCACTGCAGAAAATTACCAACTGATGTCTGCCACTGTTATTGGCCGTGATCCCGGCAATTGGTTTGGCACCATTACATTAAACCGGGGTGCTGCCGATGGGGTAGAACGGGATATGGCGGTGGTGGTACCGGAGGGTTTGGTTGGCAGAGTAGTGGCTGTCTCTAACCAAACTGCGGAAGTACTTTTAATAACTGACCCCAGAAGTGGCGTCGGATCACAGGTGCAACAAAGCCGGGTGCCTGGCGTGGTGGAGGGCATTGCCAACAGCACTGGAGTAGTGCGCATGGTTCACTTACCTAAGAATGAACAGGTGAAAAATAACCAGGTGGTAATTAGTTCTGGTGTTGGTGGCGTTTATCCCAGTGGCATTAGAATTGGTAAGATATTTTCGGTGGAGGATGACCCGGCTGGACTATTTAAAATAGCTACCATTAAGCCCTTTGTGAACTTTAACGTACTGGAGAATGTTTTTATAGTAAAGACTGTTTATAAGCCGGAGGTTAATCTCTCAGTGGAGGGTATGGAATAA